The Candidatus Binatia bacterium genome contains a region encoding:
- a CDS encoding transporter substrate-binding domain-containing protein translates to MRNSARTRRQLHHGIALAAVALAAGIVLPACAGSRRSTRVAGVLRAGIAPIYPPLAYVKDGKLAGVEVDLADGLDEDLDTDIEFVELQWEELIPALQAGRIDLIMSGMSITPERAAQVSFAEPYLQVGQMAVIRKADYLRLYEEGRMNEPGIRVGVLKNTTSESFARESLPRATVVGFDSVDDGITALRGNLVDYFVMDAPGVWKITGGLLTSNQDLRGLYTPLTKEYLAWAVRRDDTALRERLNRVLARWKADGELEEILDKWITVRKRNIEVRTQD, encoded by the coding sequence ATGAGGAACTCCGCAAGGACGCGCCGCCAACTCCATCACGGCATTGCGCTGGCGGCGGTAGCGCTGGCGGCCGGCATCGTCCTACCCGCCTGTGCGGGGTCACGGCGATCGACGCGTGTGGCCGGCGTGCTGCGGGCCGGGATCGCGCCGATCTACCCGCCGCTCGCCTATGTGAAGGACGGTAAACTCGCCGGCGTCGAAGTCGATCTCGCTGATGGCCTCGATGAAGACCTCGATACCGACATCGAGTTCGTCGAGCTGCAATGGGAAGAACTCATCCCGGCGCTGCAGGCGGGGCGGATCGACCTGATCATGTCGGGCATGTCGATCACGCCGGAGCGGGCGGCGCAAGTGAGCTTCGCGGAACCGTACCTCCAGGTGGGACAGATGGCGGTCATTCGTAAGGCCGACTACCTGCGCCTCTACGAAGAAGGCCGGATGAACGAACCGGGCATTCGCGTCGGCGTGTTGAAGAACACGACCAGCGAGTCGTTCGCGCGGGAGAGTCTGCCGCGCGCCACGGTCGTCGGCTTCGACAGCGTCGACGACGGCATCACGGCGTTACGCGGCAATCTCGTCGATTACTTCGTGATGGACGCTCCCGGAGTCTGGAAGATCACGGGCGGGCTGCTGACGTCGAATCAGGATCTCAGAGGCCTCTACACGCCGCTCACCAAGGAGTACCTCGCCTGGGCAGTACGCCGCGACGACACCGCCCTGCGCGAGCGACTGAACCGCGTCCTCGCCAGGTGGAAGGCCGACGGTGAACTCGAGGAGATCCTGGACAAATGGATCACGGTGCGTAAGCGCAACATCGAGGTGCGGACGCAGGACTGA
- a CDS encoding AAA family ATPase, producing the protein MTAELPPAVAALLAADTYPQRPASLTLKQTHISYVVLADGDVYKIKKPVKFAFLDFSTLPLRRHFCHEEVRLNRRLAPDMYLGVVGLVRRGGRCAIGAADDPEAFEYAVHMRRLPEERTLDRLLAAGSVSTAMIERIAERLAAFHASAASGPEIASCGDPEAVWAVMTGNYTATNAYRNVTIAASDDDAVQTFAARFLHRHDAVLRRRQAEGRIRDCHGDLHVEHVCFADALVIFDCIEFNPRLRYCDVASEVAFLAMDLDAHGAPELARRFVAHYATLAGDPGVHELLPFYMCHRAYIRGQVDSMKATQKEVGEDERGAARTSAELHFALAYRYTWAPTPALVVIAGLSGTGKSTIAASLSERTGWVHLNSDRTRKQLAGMDPTARPAPGAETAHLYSPDFSARTYRALFDAAASALAAGLGVVVDATFVRRVDRDSARELARRHGVPVLFIECRCTDAEVRRRIAARIRDDRDASDATWAVYRDQHRHADPFADDERQSLLPVSTEDPGAVVARNIEQRLRRACDGG; encoded by the coding sequence GTGACCGCCGAACTGCCGCCTGCCGTCGCCGCGCTGCTTGCCGCCGACACGTACCCCCAACGTCCGGCCTCCCTGACACTCAAACAGACGCACATCTCGTACGTCGTCCTCGCCGACGGCGATGTCTACAAGATCAAGAAGCCGGTAAAGTTCGCCTTCCTCGACTTCTCCACGCTGCCCCTGCGCCGTCACTTCTGCCACGAAGAGGTGCGCCTCAACCGGCGTCTGGCGCCCGATATGTACCTCGGCGTCGTCGGCCTTGTCCGCCGCGGCGGCCGCTGCGCCATCGGTGCGGCAGACGATCCGGAGGCCTTCGAGTACGCCGTACACATGCGCCGTCTCCCCGAGGAGCGGACCCTGGACCGCCTGCTGGCCGCGGGTTCGGTCTCGACCGCCATGATCGAACGTATCGCGGAACGACTGGCCGCTTTTCACGCCAGTGCGGCCAGTGGCCCGGAGATCGCCTCCTGCGGAGACCCGGAGGCCGTGTGGGCGGTAATGACCGGCAACTACACGGCCACCAACGCTTATCGCAACGTGACCATCGCCGCGTCCGACGATGACGCCGTGCAGACCTTCGCGGCCCGCTTCCTGCACCGCCACGACGCCGTGCTGCGACGCCGTCAGGCCGAGGGAAGAATCCGTGACTGCCACGGCGACCTGCACGTGGAACACGTCTGCTTCGCCGACGCGCTGGTGATCTTCGACTGCATCGAATTCAACCCGCGGCTGCGGTACTGCGACGTTGCTTCCGAGGTGGCTTTTTTGGCCATGGACCTCGATGCCCACGGCGCTCCCGAGCTGGCGCGTCGATTTGTGGCGCACTACGCCACCCTCGCCGGCGACCCGGGCGTTCACGAGCTATTGCCGTTCTACATGTGCCACCGGGCGTATATCCGCGGGCAGGTGGATAGTATGAAGGCGACCCAGAAGGAGGTCGGCGAGGACGAACGCGGCGCCGCCCGGACCAGCGCCGAGCTGCACTTCGCCCTTGCGTACCGGTACACCTGGGCGCCGACCCCTGCCCTGGTGGTGATCGCCGGCCTCAGTGGCACCGGTAAATCGACAATCGCGGCATCTCTGTCGGAACGTACCGGATGGGTGCACCTCAATTCGGACCGTACCCGCAAACAACTCGCCGGTATGGACCCGACTGCACGGCCGGCCCCGGGGGCCGAGACCGCGCATCTCTACAGTCCTGATTTCAGTGCGCGGACGTACCGGGCCCTCTTCGATGCCGCCGCCAGCGCGCTGGCGGCCGGACTGGGGGTCGTGGTCGACGCGACTTTCGTGCGGCGGGTGGATCGCGACAGCGCCCGCGAACTGGCCCGCCGCCATGGTGTGCCGGTCCTCTTCATCGAGTGCCGGTGTACGGACGCCGAAGTACGCCGCCGTATCGCTGCCCGCATCCGCGACGACCGGGACGCCTCGGATGCCACGTGGGCGGTTTACCGCGACCAGCATCGACACGCCGACCCGTTCGCCGACGACGAACGCCAGAGCCTGCTGCCGGTGTCGACCGAAGACCCGGGGGCAGTCGTCGCTCGGAACATCGAGCAGCGGCTACGCCGGGCTTGCGACGGCGGGTAG
- a CDS encoding CBS domain-containing protein, which produces MLVANRMSARVVTIEPQQSLEQARTLLLKHKVRQLPVLKQKKLVGILTDRDLRSAPTTAKLVGEVMTPKPLFVGSAASVDEAARLIRLHRIGALPVVDDGRLVGILSATDVLDAFIDLSGVGDYTYRIALSNAKGRQAQQKVRQIVLDRGRGELKWLHADTKNPNKLHLRLKARRVDDVVTALEAAGFDVDAVVAPAKSRA; this is translated from the coding sequence ATGCTGGTCGCCAACCGCATGTCAGCCCGCGTGGTTACCATCGAGCCCCAGCAATCGCTCGAACAGGCGCGGACTCTCCTGTTGAAACACAAAGTCCGGCAGCTCCCGGTCTTGAAGCAGAAGAAGCTGGTGGGCATCCTCACCGACCGCGACCTGCGCAGCGCGCCGACCACGGCGAAGCTGGTCGGTGAGGTGATGACGCCGAAGCCGCTGTTCGTCGGGTCGGCGGCATCGGTGGACGAAGCCGCCCGGCTCATCCGGCTGCACCGCATCGGCGCCCTGCCGGTTGTCGACGATGGCCGCCTGGTCGGCATTCTCAGCGCCACCGACGTGCTCGACGCCTTCATCGACCTGTCCGGCGTCGGCGACTACACCTACCGCATTGCCCTCTCCAACGCGAAAGGTCGCCAGGCGCAGCAGAAGGTCAGACAGATCGTCCTCGATCGCGGTCGCGGCGAACTCAAGTGGCTGCACGCCGACACCAAGAACCCCAACAAGCTGCACCTGCGGCTCAAGGCCCGCAGGGTCGATGACGTCGTTACGGCGCTCGAGGCCGCGGGGTTCGACGTGGACGCGGTAGTCGCACCGGCAAAGTCGCGAGCGTGA